From the Devosia sp. FJ2-5-3 genome, the window CGAACAGGCGCGCATTCCACTGATGATATATCATCCCCGCCATGCCCAGCGCGGCGGCGAGCGGCGCGCGGCCCTGACGCAGACGGTCGACCTGATGCCTACATTCCTCGACCTCTATGAGCTCCCCGTTCCCGACGAGGTCCGCGGCAAATCGCTGTTGCCGCTCATGGACACTGATGCCCCGCTGCACGAGGCCGTGCTGTATGGCTATTTCGGTGCCGCCTGCAACATAACCGACGGGCGCTACACCTATTTCCGCTATCCCGAAGACATGTCGGCCGATGCGCTCTACGAATACACCCTGATGCCGACGCGCATGCACCAGCGTTTCCCCTTGGGGCAACTCGCTGACATGACCCTCCACCCGCCGTTCGATTTCACCAAGAATATCTCCACCCTCAAGGTGAAGCCGGCGGCCAACAAGAATGGGCGGCCGGGGGTAATGGAGGGGCGGGACTATATCGGCACCACCACCGTGCTGTACGACACCGAGGCCGATCCCGGCCAGCTGGTCCCCATCGTTGATCCCGAAATCGAGGGGCGGCTCCTCGCCGAGATGGTGCGGATGTTCGATGCGCTCGATGCGCCCCCCGAAATGTACCAGCGTTTCGGGCTCCGCCCGGCCGCGGCCTTGCAGTGAGGCTGCCAATGGGGCACATCTGAAACAGACTGAAAAGAATGGGCTCCCATGGTTCGCATCACTGACGTCGCACGCGCTGCCAATGTATCGCCTGCCACGGTTTCGCGGGTGCTCAACCAGCCCGACATCGTCGTGCCGGAGAAGCGCGAACGCGTCCTGGCGGCCATCCGGGCGCTCAATTATTCGCCCAATACCTTGGCCCACGGGCTGAGGGCCGGGGCGGTCAAGACCGTGTCCCTGCTCGTCGGCGATATTTCCCAGCCATTTCATGGCGCCTTCGCCAAGGCCATCGACAAGGTGGGCGAGCGCCTCGGCTATCACGTGCTGCTGCGGGACCTCGATCACAGCGAAGACCGCCTTGTGCGCGTGCTGAACGAGCTGCGGCCCAGCGACACTTATGGCGTCGTCATCGCGACCGCTGACGATCTCAGCGTGCCACGGGTCCGCGCGGCCATCGCGACCGCCCAGGAGCGGGGCCTGTTCGTCGTCTCCAGCGCGCAGATCGTCGATGACAGCGTCCCCTCCATCGTGCCGCGCTACCAGGCCATTTCCCATCTCGCCACCGTGCATCTGGCCACGGCCGGCGTCTGGCCGATCATCTTTCTGGGCGGAAGCGACAGCTCGCCCTTGTCGCGGGAGCGGCGCGAAGGGTTCGAGCGCGCCAGCGCCGAACTTGGGCATGACGATGCCGCGCGCTGGATGCTCGACGGGCAGTTCGCGGTGGATGAAAGCCGCCACCAGGTCGACGCCCTGCTGTCCCGCGAACTCGGCAAGGGAATTCGCCTCGACGCATCGCGGCTCGGCATTATCGCGGTCAATATGCGCATGGCGATCGGCGCGTTGCAGGCGATAACGGACCGCAGCCTTTCTGTGCCCCAGGACGTGGCGCTGGTCTGCTGCGAGGATTTGCCGCTGGCATCCGAATGGCGCCCCTCGGTAACCACCGTCGGCATTGATTTTGCGGTGCTGGCAGAGGCCTGTTTTGCCAGTCTCGTCGCCGGCAAGGACGCTCCGCCGGTTACCTATCTCTCCCACAAGATCACGGTGAGAAATTCCAGTCGCATCGCCGAGCCCGATCAGGGCTAGCATTTTGCCGGCAGTCTGAAATGCCTGTTTCAGAAATTTCAGTTCGCGGATCTGTGCATTTGAGCACTAGAGCACCATCATGCCCTTCGTTTGCGCAATGGCCACGGTCACGACAGACAAACGGCGATGTCCGAATCGTTGATAAGAAAAGCGTTTGATACTAGTGCTTTAGATGTATGGATTTGTGGGCCGCTGACCCTGTTCGGCCGTTTTCCCTGCCCGGAAAATGGGCAGCACGCGCTGGTCGCGCGGAATATAATTCGCAATGCACAGATCGCAGTTGACTCCGCCTTAGAGACGTTTTTTACTGAAATCGATTACAGAGCGACGTTGGAGGGTCAACGTCCACTGTGGTGCACCGGATGGTTCGGTGCAGGAGCCGGGCGCCTGAGGGAACGGCGCCTGATGGGGAAAAGGGCCGCTTGAGCGGATGGAGCGCAGAATGACGATCTCGAAATTTTCACTGGCTGGCTTGTCGCGCCGCAATTTCATGGCGCTGGCCGGCGCCGGCACGGTGGCAGCCGGTCTTTCCGGCCGGGCGTTCGCGCAGGCCGAGCCGACCGACCTGGCGGTGCAGCTTAATTGGCTGGAGACCGCCGATTTCGCCCCCGCCTTCGCCGCCGAAATGATGGGATACGATGTCGCGCACGGCATTCGTCAGTCCTTCGTGCCGGGAGGGCCGCAGATCGATCCGATCCAGTCCGTGGCGGGTGGCTCTGCCCCTGTGGGGTTTGCCGCAAGCGTCGGCCAATGCGCCCTGGCGCGGGCCAGTGGCATTCCGATCAAGATCTTCGGCGCATTCAACCGGACATCGCCGATCGGGCTCATCAGTCTTGCCGAAAATGCGATCACGACGCCCGCAGATGCGGTCGGAAAACGAATTGGCCTCCAGGGCGGGGCGCGCCTCGCATGGTCGATCATCCTCAAGGAAAATGCGCTGTCCGAGGGTGACATGACCATCGTTCCGGTGGCCGGCGACGTCAGCCCGCTTGTTTCAAAGCAGGTGGATGGTTTCTGGGGGTCGGCGGTCAACCAGCACATCTCGCTGGCCCGCGCGGGTGTGCCCAACCACATCATGACCCGAAGCGAAGTCGGGGCGCCCGAGCATTTCGGCGTCTTGTTCGCGCTCGAAAGCACGCTTGCCGAACGCCGCGACGATATCGTCGCCTGGCTGGCGGCGCTGGTCGAGGGGCAGCGCTACTATATGGGTAACAGCGATATCGTCGCCGATCACATCGTGGCGCGTTCGCCGGCCCTGCAGCTCAATACCGAGCAGCTGCGGGAGCAGTCCGCCGCCATAATTTCCTTCATCAATGTACCCGGCAAGGACTTGCCCCTGCTGCGCCTCGACGAGGAAGGGGGCGCGCAGGCGATCTCCCAGCTCGATGCACAGGGCCAGTTGCCGTCCCCCGTGTCGCTGGCAGATCTGCTGGATGGCAGCCTGCTCGATGAAGCCTATGCGGTTCTAGGTTGAACCAAACCGGGGAGGCGGCGATCCGCCTCCCTCCGGCAAGACCCGTGGTTTTGAAGCGCCGAGGGCGCCGGGCCGCGGAAGATAGGGAGAGAGCTGATGGACAGTGGTGAAATCAGACTAATTGGCGTTTCCAAGACGTTTTCGTCTCCATCGGGCGATGTGCGCGCCGTCGATCACGTGAATTGCAGCATCAACAAGGGTGAGTTCGTGGCGCTGATCGGCCCCTCGGGCTGCGGCAAGTCCACCGTGCTGCGCATGCTGGGAGATCTCGAACATCCCACGGCCGGTGCGGTTACCATTGCGGGATCACCCCCCGC encodes:
- a CDS encoding LacI family DNA-binding transcriptional regulator, giving the protein MVRITDVARAANVSPATVSRVLNQPDIVVPEKRERVLAAIRALNYSPNTLAHGLRAGAVKTVSLLVGDISQPFHGAFAKAIDKVGERLGYHVLLRDLDHSEDRLVRVLNELRPSDTYGVVIATADDLSVPRVRAAIATAQERGLFVVSSAQIVDDSVPSIVPRYQAISHLATVHLATAGVWPIIFLGGSDSSPLSRERREGFERASAELGHDDAARWMLDGQFAVDESRHQVDALLSRELGKGIRLDASRLGIIAVNMRMAIGALQAITDRSLSVPQDVALVCCEDLPLASEWRPSVTTVGIDFAVLAEACFASLVAGKDAPPVTYLSHKITVRNSSRIAEPDQG
- a CDS encoding ABC transporter substrate-binding protein, whose protein sequence is MTISKFSLAGLSRRNFMALAGAGTVAAGLSGRAFAQAEPTDLAVQLNWLETADFAPAFAAEMMGYDVAHGIRQSFVPGGPQIDPIQSVAGGSAPVGFAASVGQCALARASGIPIKIFGAFNRTSPIGLISLAENAITTPADAVGKRIGLQGGARLAWSIILKENALSEGDMTIVPVAGDVSPLVSKQVDGFWGSAVNQHISLARAGVPNHIMTRSEVGAPEHFGVLFALESTLAERRDDIVAWLAALVEGQRYYMGNSDIVADHIVARSPALQLNTEQLREQSAAIISFINVPGKDLPLLRLDEEGGAQAISQLDAQGQLPSPVSLADLLDGSLLDEAYAVLG